The window AGAAAGCATTAGAACTATCGgtaaaaaaatcttcaagtACCAGTGATGAGGCATTAGTCTGTGTGCCTTATGATACGGTTAAAATGTGTGCCCTCTGCAAGATAATTATCAAATCGGAAGTTTATCTGTTTGGACATTTGAGGGGTAAACGACACAATGATGCTATTATCGAACAAAATGAGGGAAAAATTCCCAGTCCAGaggaattggaaaatttcaatttaaaatttataattgatgCTCAAACTCTTGgtgatggcaatgatgattttctgaAATCATTCCAAGATTGTGATAgcgaaaaattgaaacaagcgaagaaaaaatcaaaaaaactcaaacaaaaattggcAAATAGAGCTATGGACTTTGAGAAGACATTTGATCTTGAAAAGGATGTTCGCATTTCTGAAgttgaaaatatttcgaaagattcaaaacaaaaattagccaaaataatcaaagatCTTGGTGCATTGAATTCGAATGACAGGATCAGTGGTCAATGGCCCATAGATATGATTCGTAGTTTTGAGCGATTCTTATTCGAATTAGATAAATTATTCAAGAAGGATTCATCAcatattctttatttttatagaAGTGGTGGACTTTTGTTATTCACCAAAATTCTTTCACGGATATTGAACAGTTCTGCTGAACGACCAACATCATTGACTGACAATGCCAATAACAAATTGATCGCTTTATATAGACGACTATGTCAATCAGATTTTAGAATCTGCAGGTATTTTTTCCGATCACAAAATATTATCACCGTTCAAgagattttttatcatcgtATCAATGTAAGCAATTATCTTATCTTATACAATAAACGATTTTATCATGCCTAAATTTTTTCTAGCTATGCGttaacagcaacaataataattccaatgTGATGTCGTTTCCTTATGATTCTGTGGTCGGTTCATTATGCGAACTATTCTCTACATCCTTTGATCAGATTTTTGCCTATTATTCATGCAactatgataatgatgatgaaacaacacGATTTATTCGAACACATCTCAAAGAAATAATTAagtaaatttgattcattacaTGATAATCgtaatttgttatttttccattttatatAAATGCATAGTTATCTGGTGCTCATAGGAGTCGTGGACAAACTTTCCATGATTTTAACATCATTTCGTGGTTCGATCAATGAATTGCCACAACAATCATTGTTTATTAAACAGATAATCACATTTTCTAGTTCTTTGGCCAAATTGCTcaacttatcatcatcagacgATTTCCATGCGATTGCGTATGGCGTCAATTTGCAACACGATGGAACACAATTCATGTTAACGCTTAAAGTCACTCAACTTTGTGGTACCGTATCGTTACTGTATGGATTTCTATTACATTCTGGTGCCCCTGTTCGTGATGAAAATGTGCCTCCAATTGTTCCAGATCATACGTTGAATGTTACGTTGGAAATAATTCGTTTTTTCAACTACTTAATATTACTTGatattaatttgattcagGTATAGATCAGAAAATCTTATTCCACTAATCTAAAATGTTGATATTATCTCAGTCGATTTTAGGAAGTGAAGGACTATCGCTGCAAATACGACACATTTGTAGCTATTTGATATGGTACTGTTCACATCATCTAAGCAATTCAGATTTGCTCAATGAagtcattttgttgattggaaattttgtcgttcttaataatgataatcaagtGAGTGTATCTCATGTGCATTATGCATGATCATTTAGCGATGAcgacattttattttatttatttatcaatcaatcatttatttcattaaatATATTAGACATTGCTGCAATCGGGACAAAGGCCTACGGTAGTACAACAATTATGTTCACTGCCATTCGACTATTTTAGCGATAATCGTTTGAAACAGATTCTTTTTCCCACGTTGATCGTGTGCTgttataacaataatgataatctgAACATTTTGAAACAGGAAATGTCTACGACAATGTTGTCGAAATTTATCGATCAGGAAATTGTGAACAATCAATTGGATCAATTGGATAGTGATCGGCGAGAGAATAATATAAGTAAGCATGgcatttaatattttttcctcATCTAATAATGCTACATATTGGATGTTTTAAAATCTAGTCAGCAAAAAATGGTCATTAACGATACGATTTCCTAAACACAAATGGATCGAAGCAAAATCATATTTCGAACGTTTtagataatttttatttgtatatttttttcggaatttattaaaatttaaaataatttaaatgagGAAATTAT of the Dermatophagoides farinae isolate YC_2012a chromosome 1, ASM2471394v1, whole genome shotgun sequence genome contains:
- the LOC124492731 gene encoding S phase cyclin A-associated protein in the endoplasmic reticulum — encoded protein: MVKLESINRTRSASLGRTRNFERRSRYWTFLFDHLNRIIDEIYQNCEEDESIDECREVILNLQNHIRDFESLIEWLKLNKDLESTPQRPSSVSWEVRKRLPEKSLFSCYLNDEKTKGFNQNNEELKEKIDAVKNNNDEDTISHSQIDESLLTKSDTFETLLSNYDNGNGLMSSVHSDNQSDMKHVIKKDTVSNTGQNHRYSMPNISSSKLDDDGFQVVRYRQRNKVTELKIIDHNDNSTSKHNANLFVHHNDRMDSGNMIGDNRAPCRVLKLHEKFSSPSRRRPVGDTLKKQEEKQAKAQEAREKLLEKRAEKFKDIFKKVEEIKAQKEEQQMQLRLSMEMRLQRAGKKRQEQINKIVRKAHDEDEKVSEILFINSLEADTKKHEIFSKEKVYESRLQDLQEERQRKLEEKASKEKAFEERRKAIEAEKQARIEKLKEQRKLKVMKIQRQFQEKEKERLELAFQKELDRKSKISALNALHAAEKEELQKKILAKQEESKRRHEENMEQIRQKALELSVKKSSSTSDEALVCVPYDTVKMCALCKIIIKSEVYLFGHLRGKRHNDAIIEQNEGKIPSPEELENFNLKFIIDAQTLGDGNDDFLKSFQDCDSEKLKQAKKKSKKLKQKLANRAMDFEKTFDLEKDVRISEVENISKDSKQKLAKIIKDLGALNSNDRISGQWPIDMIRSFERFLFELDKLFKKDSSHILYFYRSGGLLLFTKILSRILNSSAERPTSLTDNANNKLIALYRRLCQSDFRICRYFFRSQNIITVQEIFYHRINLCVNSNNNNSNVMSFPYDSVVGSLCELFSTSFDQIFAYYSCNYDNDDETTRFIRTHLKEIINYLVLIGVVDKLSMILTSFRGSINELPQQSLFIKQIITFSSSLAKLLNLSSSDDFHAIAYGVNLQHDGTQFMLTLKVTQLCGTVSLLYGFLLHSGAPVRDENVPPIVPDHTLNVTLEIIRFFNYLILLDINLIQSILGSEGLSLQIRHICSYLIWYCSHHLSNSDLLNEVILLIGNFVVLNNDNQTLLQSGQRPTVVQQLCSLPFDYFSDNRLKQILFPTLIVCCYNNNDNLNILKQEMSTTMLSKFIDQEIVNNQLDQLDSDRRENNIISKKWSLTIRFPKHKWIEAKSYFERFR